From the genome of Vibrio porteresiae DSM 19223, one region includes:
- the sctI gene encoding type III secretion system inner rod subunit SctI produces MSFEAIQSVRSSAGVTPENSPKLSLDGQGPSSDDVNWFSAQLKVTPSQPDANVAERIVGQLSGSSQHLQQLSDNADRALRRAADSSNPHDVIQANRALSSFYLESLLTTKLISKGTQAIEKLTNLQ; encoded by the coding sequence ATGTCATTTGAAGCTATTCAATCGGTACGTTCTTCTGCTGGTGTCACCCCAGAAAATTCACCTAAATTGTCCCTCGATGGTCAAGGTCCCAGTTCTGATGATGTGAACTGGTTTAGTGCTCAACTCAAGGTGACGCCTAGCCAACCTGATGCCAATGTGGCGGAACGTATTGTGGGTCAGCTGTCGGGGTCTTCTCAGCATTTACAACAGTTATCTGATAACGCCGACCGTGCACTACGTAGAGCCGCTGACTCCAGTAATCCTCACGATGTTATTCAGGCTAACCGAGCCTTATCGTCCTTTTATTTGGAGAGCCTGCTGACGACTAAGTTGATCAGTAAAGGTACTCAAGCCATCGAAAAACTTACCAATTTGCAGTAA
- a CDS encoding HrpE/YscL family type III secretion apparatus protein, protein MFVKRHISLPLCEDRHFNGWFKADDFNLLFSAQKVIDEANTRATQRLEETQKQCEQLIADAKEQAHVEAQELTQSIEQQTWQQSSEWLNQLKESDALMWESIEQHCSNVLNKLLNYWCKQASNQEKLSLMMEKIMATQKHYSDGTMYCSSDVVAQAQTLLAQREDLPWQVKEDSRLSNLQVRLDTAGGMFDCQWSSIEQGLLSLAEPETEDVDETSTL, encoded by the coding sequence ATGTTCGTCAAACGACATATCTCACTTCCTCTTTGTGAGGACAGACACTTCAACGGATGGTTTAAGGCTGATGATTTTAACTTGCTCTTTTCGGCGCAAAAAGTGATAGACGAAGCTAATACTCGGGCAACCCAACGTCTTGAAGAAACTCAAAAGCAATGTGAACAATTGATAGCCGATGCCAAAGAACAAGCCCACGTTGAGGCACAAGAACTGACTCAATCAATAGAGCAACAGACTTGGCAGCAGAGTAGTGAATGGTTAAATCAGCTCAAAGAGAGCGATGCGCTGATGTGGGAAAGTATTGAGCAGCATTGTTCTAATGTATTGAATAAGCTATTAAATTATTGGTGTAAACAAGCATCGAACCAAGAAAAACTCAGCTTAATGATGGAAAAGATCATGGCAACCCAAAAGCACTATTCGGATGGGACTATGTATTGTAGCTCTGATGTTGTTGCTCAAGCACAAACTCTGTTGGCTCAAAGAGAGGATTTGCCATGGCAAGTCAAAGAGGATAGCCGCTTGTCTAATTTGCAGGTGCGACTGGATACTGCAGGGGGCATGTTTGACTGTCAGTGGTCATCTATCGAACAAGGTTTACTCTCTTTGGCAGAACCGGAGACTGAAGATGTTGATGAGACATCTACACTCTAA
- the sctJ gene encoding type III secretion system inner membrane ring lipoprotein SctJ, with protein sequence MCRWWIVLFVFVLAGCQQSVELHRNLSEKDANEVIAELAYRHIQAEKTLSKEGITVSVNADDMARAVRILDAAGLPKKARSTLGDVFKKEGVISSPLEERARYIYALSQELESTISQIDGVVVARVHVVLPERVAPGEPVQPASASVFIKHRQGLDPDVIRPRILRLVRTSIPGLSDNPDELSVIFVPAAEYHEQQRLVNWGPFLLDERQVSYWETLFIGAIVSFIVLICALVLWLKPEWRAALFHRQPKTNPTQTPQS encoded by the coding sequence ATGTGTCGCTGGTGGATTGTCCTGTTCGTCTTCGTTTTGGCTGGCTGCCAGCAGAGTGTCGAATTACACCGTAATCTTAGTGAAAAAGATGCCAATGAGGTGATCGCAGAATTGGCGTATCGTCATATTCAAGCGGAAAAAACGTTGTCAAAAGAGGGGATTACGGTTTCGGTTAATGCAGACGATATGGCACGAGCAGTGCGGATTCTGGATGCGGCGGGGCTTCCGAAAAAAGCACGTTCTACCCTTGGCGATGTGTTTAAGAAAGAGGGCGTCATCTCTTCTCCTTTAGAAGAGCGCGCTCGTTATATTTACGCGCTGTCTCAAGAACTTGAGTCCACTATATCTCAGATTGATGGCGTGGTCGTGGCGCGCGTGCATGTGGTGCTTCCCGAACGCGTGGCTCCTGGCGAGCCAGTTCAACCTGCCTCGGCCTCGGTGTTTATTAAGCATCGCCAAGGACTCGACCCAGATGTGATTCGACCGAGAATTTTGCGTTTGGTACGCACCAGTATTCCTGGGCTTTCGGATAATCCTGATGAGCTGAGTGTGATTTTTGTGCCTGCGGCGGAATATCACGAACAGCAACGCTTAGTGAATTGGGGACCATTTTTGCTTGATGAGCGCCAAGTCTCCTATTGGGAAACCTTGTTTATTGGGGCAATTGTGAGTTTTATCGTACTGATTTGTGCGCTGGTTTTATGGCTCAAACCCGAATGGCGCGCGGCACTTTTCCACCGCCAGCCCAAAACTAACCCAACCCAAACACCACAATCATGA
- a CDS encoding transposase, with protein MTTARRQQVDLAVTPYYHCVSRCVRRSFLCGQDPLTNRSYEHRRAWLEKRIHHLASIYCIDICAYAVMSNHYHLVVHINKNKALALSDQEIIERWSQEHKLDPFITRFHELKQPSSVVIEQYHKIIESWRERLYSLSWMMKELNMSIACLANKEDECTGHFWEGRYKSQALLDEKALLAAMTYVDLNPVRAKIAKTPEEAEHTSLKLRIDALKKHQPTPIALFPFVGIQEQEQGLPFRLIDYIEWVNWIAKTTVHQQSYFDSKPSMMQHLELEHSEFFTTCNQIEKHRCLWVGTPDNLQSAKASLNKQRIQGVRV; from the coding sequence ATGACCACCGCTAGACGTCAGCAAGTCGACCTTGCAGTCACACCTTATTATCACTGCGTTTCGCGTTGTGTTCGTCGCTCTTTTTTATGCGGCCAAGATCCACTCACCAATCGTTCTTACGAACACCGCCGTGCTTGGCTAGAAAAACGCATCCACCATCTGGCTTCCATCTACTGCATTGATATTTGTGCTTATGCCGTAATGAGTAATCACTACCATCTGGTTGTTCACATCAATAAAAACAAGGCGCTAGCACTTTCAGATCAAGAGATCATTGAGCGTTGGTCACAAGAGCACAAACTTGACCCATTTATCACTCGCTTCCATGAGTTGAAACAGCCCAGTAGCGTCGTTATCGAGCAATATCATAAGATTATCGAAAGCTGGCGTGAACGGCTTTACTCACTAAGTTGGATGATGAAAGAGCTCAACATGAGCATCGCATGTTTGGCGAATAAGGAAGATGAATGTACTGGGCACTTTTGGGAAGGACGTTATAAATCTCAGGCACTGCTCGACGAGAAAGCACTCTTAGCCGCAATGACTTACGTTGATTTAAATCCTGTGCGCGCAAAAATAGCCAAAACTCCTGAGGAAGCAGAGCACACCTCGCTTAAACTGCGGATTGATGCCTTAAAAAAACACCAGCCGACGCCCATTGCACTCTTTCCTTTCGTCGGTATCCAAGAACAAGAGCAAGGCTTGCCATTTCGTCTTATCGACTATATCGAATGGGTCAATTGGATAGCTAAAACAACCGTTCACCAGCAATCATATTTTGACTCCAAACCCAGTATGATGCAGCACTTAGAGCTTGAACACAGTGAATTTTTCACCACCTGTAATCAGATAGAAAAACATCGCTGCTTATGGGTCGGAACTCCAGATAACTTACAAAGTGCCAAAGCCAGTTTAAACAAGCAGCGTATTCAAGGTGTTAGAGTGTAG